GGTGAGCCGTTGGCGATCATGCTGCGCCCGGGCAACGCCGGGTCGAACACCGCCGCCGACCACATCGCCGTCATCGCCAGCGCCCTCGCCCAGCTCCCCGACCACCACGGTCGGAGGCGGGGCAGCAAGAAGATCCTGATCCGCACCGACGGAGCCGGAGGCACCAAAGCCCTCATCGAGTGGCTCACCGCCCAGCGGCTGGCCTACTCGATCGGGTTCACCCTCCCCGAGAACACCCCCGACCTGCTCGCCCTCATCCCACCGAAGGTCTAGACCCCGGCCCTGGACGGCGACGGCCAGATCCGCGACGGCGCCTGGGTCGCCGAGCTCACCGGTCTCATGAACCTGAGCGGCTGGCCCAAGGGCATGCGCGTCATCGTCCGCAAGGAACGACCCCACCCCGGCGCCCAGCTGCGTTTCGACGACGTCGACGGCATGCGCATCACCGCGTTCGTGACGAACACGCCCGCCGGTCAACTCGCTGACCTCGAGCTGCGCCACCGGCGCCGGGCCAGGTGTGAAGACCGCATCCGCATCGCGAAAGACACCGGTCTGCGCAACCTACCCCTCAAGGCCTTCGCTCAGAATCAGATCTGGTGCGCCATCGTCGCCCTCGCCGGCGACCTGCTGGCCTGGATGGGCATGCTCGCCCTCGATGGCCACGAGGCCCGGCGCTGGCAACCCAAACGACTGCGACTGCGCCTGTTCACGATCCCCGCGGTGCTGGCCCGCACCGGCCGGCGCACCTGGCTGCGACTGTCCGACCGCGCGCCCTGGGCACACCTGGCCACCCAAGCCACCACCGCCCTGCGAGCACGGGCCGCACCCAGCTAATCACCAGCCACGGCCCTGCCCCCACGACTCCCGCACGACCACCGGCCCCGCAACCGGCGCCCATCCCGGTGACACGGGGACCTTGTCATACCCTCATGGCAAAATCACACCTCAAGCGAGCGCATCGACGCCCAAACGACTGGCCTCAGGGAATCGATGAAAGATCGAGGCTAGGCGTTGACGGCTCATCGCAGACGAGAGTGTAGGTAGCGGCGGCGCGTCGGTCGCTGGGTAGGGGTCGAGGCCTTCCGATGATGGGAGTTCTCACGCTGCCCATCGGGAAGACCTCGACGTGCTTGACGCTACCTTCGCTTGCCCTGACCTGACCACGTTCGCTCGCCTCGACGAACTCGGCCTGCATGTCGTGGGGCAACGCCTCGAACCTGACCGGACGGTCCTGGCGTGCCGGGTCGTGCAGGACGACGGGTGGTGTCGTCGGTGTGGGTGCGAGGGCTCGCCCCGGGATAGCGTGACGCGCCGGTTGGCCCATGAGCCGCTGGGCTGGCGTCCCACGGTGTTGCTGGTCACGGTGCGCCGCTACCAGTGCACCGGGTGCGGGCACGTGTGGCGCCAGGACCTCACCAAGGCCGCGCAGCCGCGCTCGAAGCTCTCACGTCGCGCGCTGGCCTGGGCCCTGGAAGGGCTCGTCGTCCAGCACCTGACGATCGCCCGCATCGCGGAGAGCTTGGGGGTCTCCTGGCACACCGCCAACGACGCGGTGCTGGCCGAAGGCAAGCGGGTGCTGATCGATGACCCGGCCCGGTTCGGCGGAGTGAGCGTGCTCGGAGTCGACGAGCACGTGTGGCGCCACACCCGCCGCGGCGAGAAGTACGTCACCGTGATCATCGACCTGACCCCGATCCGCGACGGCACGGGGCCAGCGAGGCTGTTGGACATGGTCGAGGGTCGCTCCAAGGCCGCGTTCAAGACCTGGCTCGCCGAGCGCCCCGAGACGTGGCGTCAGGAGGTGGAGGTCGTCGCGATGGATGGGTTCACCGGGTTCAAGACCGCCACCAGCGAAGAACTGCCCGACGCGGTCGCGGTGATGGACCCCTTCCACGTCGTCCGCCTGGCCGGCGACGCGTTGGACCGGTGCCGGCGCCGCGTCCAGCAAGACACCCACGGCCACCGCGGCCGCGCCACCGACCCGCTCTACCGGGCCCGCCGCACCTTGCACACCGGCGCCGACCTGCTCACCAACAAGCAACAATCGCGCCTCGAGGCGTTGTTCGCGATCGATGAGCACGTCCAGGTCGAGGCAACCTGGGGCGTCTACCAGCAGATGATCGCGGCCTACCGCCACCCCGACCGCACGCAAGGCCGAGCGTTGATGAGCAAGCTCATTGACGCGGTCGCCAGCGGCGTCCCGCGCGCACTGAGCGAAGTCATCACTCTCGGGCGGACCCTGAAGAAGCGCGCCGACGACGTCCTGGCCTACTTCGAACGCCCCGGCACATCCAACGGGCCAACCGAAGCCTTGAACGGACGCCTCGAACACCTACGCGGGTCCGCCCTCGGGTTCCGCAATCTGACGAACTACATCGCCCGATCCCTACTCGAGACCGGCGGCTTCAGACCCCAACTACACCCTCGAATGCGATGAGCCGCTTTGGCTCATCGCAAACGAGGGTGTAGCAGGGTGGGCGCGTCGTTGCGGGATGAGGGTCGAGGTCTTCCGATGATGGAGGTTCCTACGCCGCCCACCTGAAAGACCTCGACGTGTCTGACGCTACCTTCACGCGCCCCGATCTGACCACATTCTGCCGTCTTGACGAGCTGGGCCTGGAGGCGATCGGGCAGCGCCTGGAGCCTGATCGGGCTGTCTTGGCGTGCCGGATCACCGAGCCGGACAACTGGTGCCGGCGGTGCGGGTGCGAGGGGATCTTTCGAGACAGTGTCACTCGTGAACTCGCGCACGAACCTCTGGGTTGGCGGCCGACCACGCTCGTGCTCACGGTGCGCCGCTACCAGTGCACGGGCTGCTCTCATGTGTGGCGCCAAGACACCAACGCCGCGGCCGAGCCGCGTTCGAAGATCTCCCGCCGCGGCCTGCGCTGGGCGCTGGAAGGCCTGGTCCTCCAGCACCTCACGGTGGCCCGGATCGCCGAAGGCCTCGCGGTCGCTTGGAACACCGCCAACGCGGCCGTCTTGGCAGAAGGTCGCCGTCGCTTGATCGCCGACCCCCGCCGTTTTGAGACGGTGACGACGATCGGGGTTGATGAGCACGTCTGGCGCCACACCCGCCACGGCGACAAATACGTGACCGTCATCATTGATCTCACCCCGATCCGGGGCGGGACCGGCCCCTCCCGGCTCCTGGACATGGTCGCCGGCCGCTCCAAGCAGGTCTTCAAGACCTGGCTCTCTGGCCGCCCCCAGGACTGGCGCGACGGGGTCGAAGTGGTCGCGATGGATGGGTTCACCGGCTTCAAGACCGCCGCCGCCGAAGAGCTCCCCCAGGCGGTCGCGGTGATGGATCCGTTCCACGTCGTCCGTCTCGCCGGGGACGCCTTGGACCGTTGCCGGCGCCGCGTTCAGCACGACCTGCACGGCCACCGCGGCCGCCGAGACGACCCGCTCTACCGCGCCCGCCGGACCTTGCACACCGGCGCCAGTCTCCTCACCCAGAAGCAGACTGCCCGGATCGCGGCACTGTTCGCCAGTGACGAGCATGTTCAGGTTGAGGCGACCTGGGGCATCTACCAGGCGATGGTCACCGCCTACCGCGAACCCGACCGCGCCAGAGGCAAAGCCCTGATGGAAACCCTGATCACCTCGGTCACCTCCGGCGTTCCGGCCGCCCTGACCGAGATCATCACCCTCGGTCGAACACTCAAGAAACGAGCCATCGACGTCCTGGCCTACTTCGACCGCCCCGGCACCAGCAACGGACCTACCGAAGCCATCAACGGCCGTCTCGAGCACCTGCGCGGCTCGGCCCTCGGCTTCCGGAACCTGACGAACTACATCGCCAGATCGCTGCTCGAAGCCGGCGGCTTCAGACCGCTCCTACACTCTGGATTGCGATGAGCCTCTAAAGTCTGGTGCTGGCCTCCTGGAGGCAGCCTCCGGGGTCATGGAGCAGTCTGCGTTGTACCTGAAGCTCACGCCCGAGTCCGCGAAGCGCCTCAAAGACGCGGGTGGATTGATGAAGACCAAGACCGAGGGCATCAGCCATGCAATGCTCGGTGAGACCGGGAAGCAGTCACTCAAGTGGCTCCAGGTCGAAGACGGTCCCGCCTCTCTGCTCACGAACCCAGCGGTGCTTTCCGGTGTGGGCGGGCTGATGAGCCAGTTCTCCCAACAAGCCGAGGCGCAAGAGCTCAAGGCGCTTCTGCTGAGGATCGACGAGAAGCTCAATGACGTACGCCGCGCGCAACGAGATACCGTCCTTGCCAGGATGAAGAGCGCAGCGGCTGCGATCGAGGAAGCCATGACGATCCGATCGCACGGCGGCGACCCCAAGACGCTGTGGGACAAGGTAGGCGGTGTCTCCGAGACGATTCTGAACGTGCAGGACGAGGCATTGCTCGCGCTATGTGCCCTTGCCGATAAGGTGGATGGCAAGCACAAGACCGGCGAGTTGAGGAAGGCCACGCACGAGATCGAGCACGACGTCGCGGTCCAGCTCGCCGTGCTCGCTCGTTGCTTCGAGCTCCAGGACGAGTTCAGAGTGGTCGAGCTCGATCATGTGCTGACCATGGCCCCAGAGAACCTCGAAGGCCACCGGCTTGGACTTGCGGCCGCGCGCGAGAAGCGGCGGACGAGCGTGCTCGAAAACACGACATGGTTGATGACTCAGATGGATCAAGC
This sequence is a window from Sanguibacter antarcticus. Protein-coding genes within it:
- a CDS encoding ISL3 family transposase, giving the protein MLDATFACPDLTTFARLDELGLHVVGQRLEPDRTVLACRVVQDDGWCRRCGCEGSPRDSVTRRLAHEPLGWRPTVLLVTVRRYQCTGCGHVWRQDLTKAAQPRSKLSRRALAWALEGLVVQHLTIARIAESLGVSWHTANDAVLAEGKRVLIDDPARFGGVSVLGVDEHVWRHTRRGEKYVTVIIDLTPIRDGTGPARLLDMVEGRSKAAFKTWLAERPETWRQEVEVVAMDGFTGFKTATSEELPDAVAVMDPFHVVRLAGDALDRCRRRVQQDTHGHRGRATDPLYRARRTLHTGADLLTNKQQSRLEALFAIDEHVQVEATWGVYQQMIAAYRHPDRTQGRALMSKLIDAVASGVPRALSEVITLGRTLKKRADDVLAYFERPGTSNGPTEALNGRLEHLRGSALGFRNLTNYIARSLLETGGFRPQLHPRMR
- a CDS encoding ISL3 family transposase, with the translated sequence MSDATFTRPDLTTFCRLDELGLEAIGQRLEPDRAVLACRITEPDNWCRRCGCEGIFRDSVTRELAHEPLGWRPTTLVLTVRRYQCTGCSHVWRQDTNAAAEPRSKISRRGLRWALEGLVLQHLTVARIAEGLAVAWNTANAAVLAEGRRRLIADPRRFETVTTIGVDEHVWRHTRHGDKYVTVIIDLTPIRGGTGPSRLLDMVAGRSKQVFKTWLSGRPQDWRDGVEVVAMDGFTGFKTAAAEELPQAVAVMDPFHVVRLAGDALDRCRRRVQHDLHGHRGRRDDPLYRARRTLHTGASLLTQKQTARIAALFASDEHVQVEATWGIYQAMVTAYREPDRARGKALMETLITSVTSGVPAALTEIITLGRTLKKRAIDVLAYFDRPGTSNGPTEAINGRLEHLRGSALGFRNLTNYIARSLLEAGGFRPLLHSGLR